Proteins encoded within one genomic window of Spiribacter curvatus:
- the trpA gene encoding tryptophan synthase subunit alpha — MSRIAYRFAQRRAEQRKTLVTYVTGGDPHPGATVPIMHRLVSAGADIIEVGMPFSDPMADGPVIQSACDRALENGTGLAGVLEMVRAFRRTDNDTPVVLMGYLNPIEQIGYQSFARDAAAAGVDGVLTVDLPPEEGNEFVAALTEHDLDPIWLIAPTTRMERVNAICDQARGFVYYVSLKGVTGAGTLDVDDVGSHVDTIREATQTPVGVGFGVRSGDDAARLGQVADAVVVGTAIVSRIAENVGDDAAIGDAIHAITDELRQGLDAPMVERTP, encoded by the coding sequence ATGAGTCGCATTGCATATCGCTTCGCCCAGCGCCGCGCCGAGCAGCGCAAGACGCTGGTCACTTACGTCACCGGCGGAGATCCGCACCCCGGGGCGACGGTGCCGATCATGCATCGGTTGGTCAGTGCCGGTGCCGATATCATCGAGGTCGGCATGCCGTTCTCCGATCCCATGGCGGATGGACCGGTGATCCAGTCCGCCTGCGATCGGGCACTCGAGAACGGCACGGGACTCGCCGGCGTGCTCGAAATGGTCCGCGCATTCCGGCGCACGGACAACGATACGCCGGTGGTGTTGATGGGCTATCTCAACCCCATCGAGCAGATCGGTTATCAATCATTCGCCCGCGATGCGGCCGCGGCCGGTGTCGATGGCGTGCTGACGGTGGATCTGCCCCCGGAAGAGGGCAATGAATTCGTTGCGGCGCTGACCGAGCATGACCTCGACCCCATCTGGCTGATCGCGCCAACCACCCGCATGGAGCGCGTCAACGCCATCTGTGATCAGGCCCGCGGGTTCGTCTATTACGTCTCACTGAAGGGCGTCACCGGTGCCGGCACGCTGGATGTCGATGATGTGGGCAGCCATGTGGACACCATTCGCGAAGCCACCCAGACGCCGGTTGGGGTGGGCTTCGGTGTGCGCAGTGGCGACGATGCGGCGCGTCTGGGGCAGGTCGCTGATGCGGTGGTCGTTGGCACCGCCATCGTTTCGCGGATCGCCGAGAATGTGGGTGACGATGCGGCGATCGGCGACGCGATCCATGCCATCACCGATGAGTTGCGACAGGGGCTGGATGCGCCAATGGTGGAGCGCACGCCTTGA
- the trpB gene encoding tryptophan synthase subunit beta encodes MSNVIQAIEAPADFGEFPDPLGHFGPYGGRFVPELLMAPLEELASAYARFRADPEFQAELYADLQYYVGRPTPLYFARHWTEQVGGAQLYLKREDLDHTGAHKINNTMGQALLASRMGKRRIVAETGAGQHGVATAAVCARLGLECIVYMGAEDVRRQSVNVYRMRLMGATVVPVESGTRTLKDALNEAFRDWAANVDDTFYIIGTVAGPHPYPEMVRDFQAVIGRETREQCLEQHGRLPDALVACVGGGSNAIGMFHPFLGDTGVEIYGAEAGGEGVETERHAAPLSAGRPGVLHGNRTYLMENADGQIMPTHSVSAGLDYPGVGPEHAWLKDTGRVRYVAVDDDDALAAFHGLARLEGIIPALETAHGIAYAEKLAARMRPDQVIVINCSGRGDKDIDTVAEVEGMNL; translated from the coding sequence GTGTCCAACGTTATTCAGGCGATTGAAGCCCCCGCCGATTTCGGCGAGTTTCCCGACCCGCTCGGGCATTTCGGCCCCTATGGCGGGCGCTTCGTCCCCGAGCTCCTCATGGCGCCACTCGAAGAGCTCGCGTCGGCGTACGCACGCTTTCGGGCGGATCCGGAGTTCCAGGCCGAGCTCTATGCAGATCTGCAGTATTACGTCGGTCGGCCCACGCCGCTTTACTTCGCCAGGCACTGGACCGAGCAGGTCGGTGGCGCGCAGCTCTACCTCAAGCGCGAAGACCTCGACCACACCGGCGCGCACAAAATCAACAACACCATGGGGCAGGCGCTGCTCGCCTCCCGCATGGGCAAACGCCGGATCGTCGCCGAGACCGGTGCCGGCCAGCATGGTGTCGCCACGGCAGCGGTCTGCGCGCGGCTGGGTCTCGAGTGCATTGTTTATATGGGGGCCGAGGACGTCCGGCGGCAGTCGGTCAATGTCTACCGGATGCGCCTCATGGGGGCGACTGTGGTACCCGTGGAGTCCGGAACCCGTACCCTCAAGGACGCACTCAATGAGGCCTTCCGCGACTGGGCCGCCAACGTCGATGACACCTTCTACATCATTGGCACCGTCGCGGGTCCGCATCCCTATCCGGAGATGGTGCGCGACTTTCAGGCCGTCATCGGCCGCGAGACCCGCGAGCAGTGCCTGGAGCAGCACGGGCGCCTGCCGGACGCGCTGGTTGCCTGTGTGGGTGGCGGCTCCAATGCCATCGGCATGTTCCATCCTTTCCTCGGTGATACCGGTGTCGAGATCTATGGGGCCGAGGCCGGGGGTGAGGGTGTCGAGACCGAGCGTCACGCAGCCCCCCTGTCGGCGGGGCGTCCGGGCGTCCTGCACGGGAATCGGACCTATCTGATGGAGAACGCGGACGGCCAGATCATGCCGACCCATTCGGTGTCGGCCGGTCTCGATTACCCCGGTGTCGGGCCTGAGCATGCCTGGCTCAAGGACACGGGGCGTGTGCGCTATGTGGCAGTGGATGATGACGACGCGCTTGCGGCATTCCACGGACTGGCGCGTCTGGAGGGCATCATCCCGGCGCTGGAAACCGCCCATGGCATCGCCTATGCCGAGAAGCTCGCCGCGCGGATGAGGCCGGACCAGGTGATCGTCATCAACTGCTCGGGACGCGGCGACAAGGATATCGACACCGTGGCCGAGGTAGAGGGAATGAATCTATGA
- a CDS encoding phosphoribosylanthranilate isomerase, with the protein MRCRVKICGVTTPEDAVMAAEAGADAIGLVFHPPSRRCVTVDQAARIVASLPPMVTAVGLFLDADAERVRDVISQVALDLLQFHGSETPGFCERFGHRYLKAIGMAGGDPWAVARDHPQAAGLLLDGHPPGAAGGSGEAFDWGQPLPGSHRIIVAGGLRVDNVAQAVQTIRPWGVDCSSGVESSPGIKDRRLVAAFIEEVHRVQRYSGD; encoded by the coding sequence GTGCGTTGCCGGGTAAAGATTTGCGGCGTGACAACGCCTGAGGACGCGGTGATGGCCGCCGAGGCGGGCGCGGATGCCATCGGGCTGGTGTTCCATCCGCCCAGTCGACGCTGCGTGACGGTGGATCAGGCGGCGCGGATTGTCGCGTCGCTGCCGCCCATGGTCACCGCGGTGGGGTTGTTTCTGGACGCCGATGCCGAGCGGGTCCGGGACGTGATCTCGCAGGTCGCGCTGGATCTGCTGCAGTTCCATGGCAGCGAAACGCCGGGGTTCTGTGAGCGATTCGGTCACCGCTACCTCAAGGCAATCGGGATGGCGGGGGGCGATCCCTGGGCGGTCGCCCGGGACCATCCCCAGGCGGCTGGTCTGCTGCTCGATGGCCACCCACCGGGTGCCGCCGGTGGCAGTGGCGAGGCGTTCGACTGGGGGCAGCCGCTACCCGGCAGTCACCGGATCATCGTCGCCGGCGGGCTTCGCGTCGATAATGTCGCGCAAGCCGTTCAAACCATTCGGCCCTGGGGCGTCGACTGCAGCAGCGGTGTCGAGTCTTCCCCGGGGATCAAGGATCGGCGCCTTGTCGCCGCCTTTATTGAAGAGGTCCATCGTGTCCAACGTTATTCAGGCGATTGA
- the truA gene encoding tRNA pseudouridine(38-40) synthase TruA, with translation MTRLAIGVEYDGSGYSGWQRQRHADSVQVRLDQALSAVACHPVQTVAAGRTDAGVHACEQVVHFDTDASRPDRAWVKGVNAHLPADIGVRWVAHPGNGFDARRSGVSRAYRYLLIDSPERPVLLRDRVGWTFRALDAGPMQQAAEALLGEHDFSSFRASACQAQHPLRRVETLTVRRRQGLVVVDIQANAFLHHMVRNIVGTLMPVGAGERSVDWVGGVLAARDRRRAGITAPAAGLYMVGVRYPARFGLPDPPAGPIFAPAWGDG, from the coding sequence ATGACCCGACTCGCGATCGGCGTTGAATATGACGGCAGTGGCTACAGTGGCTGGCAGCGTCAGCGTCATGCCGATTCGGTGCAGGTACGGCTCGATCAGGCTCTGAGTGCGGTTGCCTGTCATCCCGTCCAGACCGTGGCTGCGGGGCGTACCGATGCCGGCGTGCATGCCTGCGAGCAGGTCGTGCATTTCGACACCGATGCATCACGCCCCGATCGCGCCTGGGTCAAGGGCGTGAATGCGCATCTGCCCGCTGATATCGGTGTGCGCTGGGTGGCCCATCCGGGTAACGGGTTCGATGCCCGGCGCAGCGGTGTCTCGCGGGCCTATCGGTATCTGCTCATCGACAGTCCCGAGCGCCCGGTGCTATTACGCGATCGCGTCGGCTGGACGTTCCGGGCGCTCGATGCGGGGCCGATGCAGCAGGCCGCCGAGGCACTGCTCGGTGAGCATGACTTCAGCAGCTTCCGCGCCTCGGCGTGCCAGGCCCAGCATCCGTTGCGTCGGGTCGAAACGCTGACCGTGAGGCGACGCCAGGGCCTGGTGGTGGTGGATATACAGGCGAACGCGTTCCTCCATCATATGGTCCGCAACATCGTTGGTACGCTGATGCCGGTGGGCGCTGGTGAGCGGTCGGTGGACTGGGTCGGCGGTGTGCTCGCGGCAAGGGATCGTCGCCGGGCGGGAATTACCGCGCCGGCAGCGGGTCTATATATGGTCGGCGTGCGGTATCCAGCGCGGTTCGGGCTGCCCGATCCACCCGCTGGACCGATTTTTGCCCCGGCGTGGGGCGACGGGTAG
- a CDS encoding FimV family protein, giving the protein MRRAVVLTVLWLMALPSAWALQLGDLALESQPGAPLSGRIPIIDAGGMSLDRVQADLAGDRAHAEAGINPSALPPGLMLTRGGAATDDIQVTTANPPELAADGPALEFLVRLRWSEGRVLRRYRVESDGVALQGTASSTARYGPTEGDDTLYSIAEQLRPQAVTNNQMMLSLLAENPASFNADNVNALQRDAFLTVPRGDALRFPDEATATERVLAQQRTWRTGERPQAVEESAPEAPEAPEPSEPPQSPEPVSDIRPMLALLPADPAATQPTPAERDARVNEALAPLEAQLDRLETSNESLSAQNRSLQETLAQLQSDVQRLEGLLAQSVPASRPTASAAPTAATAVEERADAVTAAMVRAWLMDEARAAIANPRATLRAPWAQWTLGGVALLLMLVLFRIRRRRARQGAAAAAMPPHWQPSRSDVAAGPVAAEPSLGETRVRPLDEAPGDPLERASELIAYGQLHGAQSVLDEALGEEPDSVDLRLKLLDVLAMREDQAGFESEAHVLQAQINDPEDVRWQRIAAKGRMLSPDYPLFQA; this is encoded by the coding sequence ATGCGCCGCGCGGTCGTCCTGACCGTCCTGTGGCTGATGGCCCTGCCTTCAGCATGGGCACTGCAGTTGGGCGATCTGGCGCTGGAATCGCAACCCGGTGCACCGTTATCGGGCCGTATCCCGATCATCGATGCCGGCGGTATGTCGTTGGATCGGGTACAGGCCGATCTCGCCGGCGACCGTGCCCATGCCGAGGCCGGTATCAACCCGTCGGCGCTGCCGCCCGGCCTGATGCTGACGCGCGGCGGAGCGGCCACTGATGATATCCAGGTGACGACGGCGAATCCGCCGGAGTTGGCGGCGGACGGCCCGGCGCTCGAGTTTCTGGTGCGACTGCGCTGGTCGGAGGGCCGGGTCCTGCGCCGCTACCGGGTGGAAAGCGATGGGGTGGCCCTGCAGGGCACCGCGTCATCGACGGCCCGTTACGGACCCACCGAGGGCGACGATACGCTCTACAGCATTGCCGAGCAGCTGCGTCCGCAAGCGGTCACCAATAACCAGATGATGCTGTCGCTATTGGCCGAGAATCCGGCCAGTTTCAACGCCGACAACGTCAATGCCCTGCAACGCGATGCTTTTCTGACTGTGCCCCGGGGTGATGCGCTCCGGTTCCCGGATGAGGCGACCGCCACCGAACGCGTGCTGGCCCAGCAGCGGACATGGCGGACCGGCGAACGACCACAGGCGGTGGAGGAGTCGGCTCCCGAGGCCCCAGAGGCGCCAGAGCCATCGGAACCCCCGCAATCCCCGGAACCCGTGAGCGATATCCGTCCGATGCTGGCGCTGCTTCCAGCGGATCCCGCGGCAACACAGCCCACACCGGCGGAGCGGGATGCACGGGTCAATGAGGCCCTGGCGCCGCTGGAGGCGCAGCTGGATCGCCTGGAGACGTCCAATGAATCGCTGAGCGCGCAGAACCGGTCCCTTCAGGAAACGCTCGCGCAGCTGCAGTCCGATGTGCAACGGCTGGAGGGGCTGCTGGCGCAGTCGGTGCCGGCATCGCGTCCGACGGCATCTGCCGCTCCGACCGCCGCCACGGCCGTCGAGGAGCGCGCCGATGCGGTAACGGCGGCCATGGTCCGGGCCTGGCTGATGGATGAGGCCCGTGCTGCCATTGCCAACCCGCGTGCCACACTGCGAGCGCCCTGGGCCCAGTGGACGCTGGGAGGCGTCGCATTGCTGCTGATGCTCGTCCTGTTCCGAATACGGCGGCGACGTGCCCGTCAGGGAGCCGCCGCTGCGGCCATGCCGCCGCACTGGCAGCCCTCACGCAGTGATGTCGCCGCCGGACCAGTGGCCGCCGAGCCATCGCTGGGCGAGACGCGGGTGCGACCACTCGACGAGGCCCCCGGGGATCCACTCGAAAGGGCGAGTGAGCTGATCGCCTATGGTCAGCTGCATGGGGCGCAGTCGGTGCTCGACGAGGCCCTGGGGGAGGAGCCGGATAGCGTCGATCTGCGGCTCAAGCTGCTCGATGTGCTGGCCATGCGGGAGGATCAGGCGGGGTTCGAGTCGGAGGCGCATGTCCTGCAGGCACAGATCAACGACCCGGAGGATGTGCGCTGGCAGCGGATTGCCGCCAAAGGGCGGATGCTCTCGCCGGATTATCCGCTGTTCCAGGCATGA
- the asd gene encoding aspartate-semialdehyde dehydrogenase, whose product MHKVGFVGWRGMVGSVLMDRMRREHDFADIEPVFFSTSQTGRPGPDVGKPVAELRDAHSIDALAEMDIIVTCQGGDYTGAVYDDLRRAGWRGYWIDAASTLRMADDSIIVLDPVNDGVIRQGLHDGVRTFVGGNCTVSLMLMAIGGLLEHDLVEWISPMTYQAASGSGAQHMRELLRQMGYLHHAAGSRLDDPSGAILDIDRDVSMALQGADYPADHFGVPLAGSLIPWIDQAMSSGQSREEWKAGVETNKILGRHANPLPIDGLCVRVGAMRSHAQALTIKLRRDVPLADIEAMLGEANDWVEVVPNEPAASQRQLTPAAVSGGLDIPVGRLRKLAMGDDYLSAFTVGDQLLWGAAEPLRRMLRLLVAD is encoded by the coding sequence ATGCATAAGGTAGGTTTCGTCGGCTGGCGCGGCATGGTGGGCTCAGTGCTCATGGACCGCATGCGCCGCGAGCATGACTTTGCCGACATCGAGCCGGTCTTCTTCTCGACATCCCAGACGGGTCGGCCCGGCCCCGATGTTGGCAAGCCGGTGGCCGAGCTCCGCGATGCCCATTCAATCGACGCTCTCGCGGAGATGGATATCATCGTGACCTGCCAGGGCGGTGACTACACCGGCGCAGTGTATGACGATCTGCGTCGGGCCGGCTGGCGTGGCTACTGGATCGATGCGGCCTCGACGCTGCGCATGGCCGACGACAGCATCATCGTGCTGGATCCGGTCAACGACGGTGTCATCCGCCAGGGACTGCACGATGGGGTGCGGACCTTTGTCGGCGGCAACTGCACGGTCAGCCTGATGCTGATGGCCATTGGCGGACTGCTGGAGCACGATCTGGTCGAGTGGATTTCGCCGATGACCTATCAGGCCGCGTCGGGCTCCGGCGCTCAGCACATGCGTGAACTCCTGCGGCAGATGGGCTACCTGCACCATGCCGCCGGCAGTCGTCTGGATGATCCCTCGGGCGCGATCCTCGATATCGACCGCGATGTCAGCATGGCGTTACAGGGCGCGGACTATCCCGCCGATCATTTCGGTGTGCCGCTGGCGGGCAGCCTGATTCCCTGGATTGACCAGGCCATGAGCAGCGGTCAGAGTCGCGAGGAATGGAAGGCAGGGGTGGAGACCAACAAGATCCTTGGCCGCCATGCCAATCCGCTGCCCATCGATGGGCTCTGTGTCCGGGTCGGGGCGATGCGCTCGCATGCCCAGGCGCTGACGATCAAACTGCGCCGGGATGTCCCGCTCGCCGACATTGAAGCGATGCTCGGCGAGGCCAACGACTGGGTTGAGGTGGTGCCCAACGAACCAGCCGCCAGTCAGCGGCAGCTTACACCGGCGGCGGTCAGTGGGGGGCTGGATATCCCGGTCGGCCGACTGCGCAAGCTCGCCATGGGGGATGACTACCTCTCTGCGTTCACCGTCGGGGACCAGCTGCTCTGGGGGGCTGCCGAACCGCTCCGGCGGATGCTGCGGTTGCTGGTGGCAGACTGA
- the leuB gene encoding 3-isopropylmalate dehydrogenase, translating to MTHRILMLPGDHIGPEIVAEADRLLQALIDDYGLDATLEYAHLGGCAVDAEGEPFPASTRRLAEAADAILLGAVGGPQWDGLPRDKRPETGLLNIRSALGLFANLRPAILFPELVDASSLRPDVVAGLDILIFRELTGGIYFGQPRGLRTRDDGIREGFNTLVYGADEIERIGRAAFQAASRRGGRLCSVDKANVLESSELWREVMTSIAPDYPDVELSHLYVDNAAMQLVRDPKQFDVIVTGNLFGDVLSDCAAMLTGSIGMLPSASLDAGGRGLYEPVHGSAPDIAGQGVANPLATLLSVAMLLRYSLDEGALADRVERAVGRVLAAGRRSPDLAADPAQALGTRAMGDAVVNALDR from the coding sequence ATGACCCACCGGATCCTGATGCTGCCCGGCGATCACATCGGCCCCGAGATCGTGGCCGAGGCGGATCGACTCCTCCAGGCCCTGATCGATGATTACGGTCTGGACGCCACGCTCGAGTATGCCCACCTGGGGGGGTGTGCGGTGGACGCGGAAGGCGAGCCGTTCCCGGCTTCCACCCGCCGTCTCGCCGAGGCCGCGGATGCGATCCTGCTGGGCGCCGTCGGCGGTCCCCAGTGGGACGGACTGCCACGGGACAAACGCCCGGAGACGGGGTTGCTCAATATCCGCTCGGCGCTGGGCCTGTTCGCCAATCTGCGACCGGCGATACTGTTCCCTGAGCTGGTGGATGCCTCATCCCTGCGACCGGATGTCGTGGCCGGCCTTGATATCCTCATCTTCCGCGAGCTCACGGGGGGGATCTATTTCGGTCAGCCACGCGGACTGCGGACCCGCGACGATGGCATCCGCGAGGGCTTTAATACCCTGGTCTATGGGGCCGATGAGATTGAACGCATCGGCCGGGCCGCTTTTCAGGCGGCGTCGCGGCGCGGCGGACGGCTATGCTCGGTGGACAAGGCCAACGTGCTCGAGTCGAGTGAGCTCTGGCGCGAGGTGATGACATCCATCGCGCCGGATTATCCCGATGTCGAGCTCAGTCACCTCTACGTTGACAATGCCGCGATGCAGCTGGTGCGTGATCCGAAACAGTTCGATGTCATTGTCACCGGCAATCTTTTCGGTGATGTGCTCTCGGATTGTGCGGCGATGCTGACCGGCTCAATCGGTATGCTGCCATCCGCCTCGCTCGATGCCGGGGGGCGGGGGCTCTACGAGCCGGTTCACGGATCGGCCCCGGATATCGCCGGTCAGGGAGTCGCCAATCCGCTGGCGACGCTGCTGTCCGTTGCCATGCTCCTTCGCTACAGCCTCGACGAGGGCGCGCTCGCCGATCGTGTCGAGCGGGCGGTCGGGCGCGTGCTTGCCGCGGGGCGGCGCAGCCCCGATCTGGCGGCTGATCCGGCCCAGGCGCTCGGGACCCGGGCGATGGGCGACGCGGTCGTCAACGCGCTTGATCGCTAG
- the leuD gene encoding 3-isopropylmalate dehydratase small subunit has translation MEPLTRVNGRVAPLDRSNVDTDAIIPKQFLKSIHRTGFGPNLFDEWRYLDEGQPGQECSERPLNRDFVLNQSRYKDASILLTRANFGCGSSREHAPWALADFGFRVLIAPSFADIFYNNCSKNGILPLTLPAETVQALFEATWAQPGYALTVDLPSQSVTTPDGTRYAFEIDPHRKHMLVEGLDEIGVTLEHADEIRAYEQRQRQVTPWLFSDVEPT, from the coding sequence ATGGAACCACTCACCCGAGTCAACGGCCGGGTCGCGCCACTCGACCGGTCCAATGTCGATACCGACGCGATCATTCCCAAGCAGTTCCTGAAGTCGATCCACCGGACGGGGTTCGGCCCGAACCTGTTTGATGAGTGGCGCTATCTCGATGAGGGGCAACCGGGGCAGGAGTGTAGTGAGCGCCCGCTCAACCGCGATTTTGTACTCAATCAGTCCCGCTATAAGGACGCCAGCATCCTGCTGACCCGCGCCAACTTTGGCTGCGGTTCATCGCGGGAGCACGCGCCCTGGGCACTGGCGGACTTCGGTTTTCGTGTGCTGATCGCGCCGAGTTTTGCCGATATCTTCTACAACAACTGCTCGAAGAACGGGATATTGCCGCTGACGCTGCCGGCCGAGACGGTCCAGGCGCTGTTTGAGGCTACCTGGGCGCAGCCGGGGTACGCGCTCACGGTCGATCTGCCATCGCAGTCGGTGACAACGCCGGATGGCACCCGGTATGCGTTCGAGATCGATCCCCACCGCAAACACATGCTGGTGGAAGGACTCGACGAGATTGGAGTCACCCTCGAGCACGCCGACGAGATCCGTGCCTACGAGCAGCGTCAGCGCCAGGTCACGCCCTGGTTGTTCAGCGACGTGGAACCGACATGA
- the leuC gene encoding 3-isopropylmalate dehydratase large subunit: MGGKTLYDKLWDAHVVRDNGDRTALLYIDRQLVHEVTSPQAFEGLRLADRPLWRVNANLAVVDHNVPTTDRANGIADPISALQVETLGHNCREYGITQFGLMDRRQGIVHIIGPEQGATQPGMTVVCGDSHTSTHGALGALAFGIGTSEVEHALATQTVVQARSKRMLIRVDGRPGPGVTAKDIMLAIIGRIGTAGGTGYAVEYGGEAIRSLPMSGRMTICNMSIEAGARCGMVAVDDTTIEYLRDRPYSPKGEMWDQAEAYWRTLVSDDDAEFDRVVTLDASEIKPQVSWGTSPEMVVPVDGVVPDPTAESDETRRAGMERALEYMGLTAGTPIREIRPEKIFIGSCTNARIEDLRAAARILRGKRLARGIREAMVVPGSGLVKWQAEQEGLDQVFKAAGFEWRDAGCSMCLGMNPDRLSPGERCASTSNRNFEGRQGGGGRTHLVSPEMAAAVAVAGHFVDVRELEQ; the protein is encoded by the coding sequence ATGGGCGGTAAAACCCTCTACGACAAACTCTGGGATGCCCACGTCGTCCGCGATAACGGCGACAGGACCGCATTGCTCTACATCGATCGGCAGCTGGTGCATGAGGTGACCTCGCCGCAGGCGTTCGAGGGCCTGCGGCTTGCCGACCGTCCCCTGTGGCGGGTCAATGCCAATCTCGCGGTGGTCGATCACAATGTTCCGACCACCGACCGCGCCAACGGTATCGCCGATCCGATCTCCGCGCTACAGGTCGAGACCCTCGGTCATAACTGCCGTGAATATGGCATCACCCAGTTCGGGCTGATGGATCGACGGCAGGGCATTGTGCATATCATCGGTCCCGAGCAGGGCGCGACGCAGCCCGGGATGACAGTGGTCTGTGGCGACTCGCATACCTCCACGCATGGTGCGCTGGGGGCGCTGGCGTTTGGTATCGGCACCTCTGAGGTCGAACATGCGCTGGCGACGCAGACCGTGGTGCAGGCGCGCTCGAAGCGCATGCTGATCCGTGTCGATGGCCGCCCGGGACCGGGTGTCACGGCCAAGGACATCATGCTCGCGATCATTGGCCGGATCGGCACTGCCGGCGGAACCGGCTACGCCGTGGAGTATGGCGGCGAGGCGATCCGATCCCTGCCTATGTCCGGGCGGATGACGATCTGCAACATGTCCATCGAGGCGGGTGCCCGCTGCGGTATGGTCGCGGTGGATGATACGACCATCGAATATCTCCGCGACCGTCCATATTCGCCGAAAGGCGAGATGTGGGATCAGGCCGAGGCGTACTGGCGAACGCTGGTGAGTGACGATGACGCCGAATTCGATCGGGTCGTCACGCTGGATGCCTCGGAGATCAAGCCGCAGGTCTCCTGGGGAACATCACCGGAGATGGTCGTTCCGGTGGATGGAGTGGTGCCCGATCCAACGGCGGAATCCGATGAGACGCGGCGTGCCGGCATGGAACGGGCGCTGGAGTATATGGGGCTGACCGCCGGTACACCGATCCGCGAGATCCGACCGGAGAAGATCTTCATCGGCTCCTGTACGAATGCCCGCATCGAGGATCTTCGGGCGGCGGCCCGTATCCTGCGCGGCAAACGCCTGGCGCGGGGGATCCGCGAGGCGATGGTCGTCCCGGGATCGGGGCTGGTGAAGTGGCAGGCCGAACAGGAAGGGCTGGACCAGGTGTTCAAGGCGGCCGGGTTTGAATGGCGTGACGCCGGCTGCTCGATGTGCCTGGGCATGAATCCCGATCGGCTCAGCCCCGGCGAGCGCTGTGCCTCGACCTCGAACCGGAACTTCGAGGGGCGCCAGGGTGGCGGCGGCCGCACCCATCTGGTGAGCCCCGAAATGGCGGCGGCAGTGGCCGTTGCCGGGCATTTTGTCGACGTCAGAGAGCTGGAGCAGTAG
- a CDS encoding MFS transporter, translated as MALPYVRLSAFYLAFFGVLGVLSPYWGPYLKARGFEAAAIGTLIALLHGTKIIAPNLWAWVADHTGQRIVVIRMACMAALIVFSGVLLPGGGFAWMAVVMIGFSFFWHAAMPQFEANTMNHLVGQTHRYPRIRVWGTVGFMVSVLAVGEGIDRIGVEIVPLVLMGLFTLLALVSLTVPQADEGDHSSDAGGLLAVLRQPSVFGLLIACFLLQVSHGPFFAFYSIYLQEYGYSATAIGLLWAIALIAEIAVFLLMPRWLPRFGPRRLLTIAMTLGVVRWLLVARFPEVAATQGLAQLLHAATYGVYHASAISLIHRYFTGRLQGRGQAIYSSMTFGAGVALGSFVAGNLWDTAGGSQTFYLAAGVAALAAMTAAIVVPARERLYPARA; from the coding sequence GTGGCGCTTCCCTATGTCCGTCTGTCGGCGTTCTACCTGGCATTCTTCGGGGTGCTGGGTGTGCTGTCGCCCTATTGGGGGCCGTATCTCAAGGCGCGGGGGTTTGAAGCGGCGGCGATCGGGACGCTCATCGCGCTGCTGCATGGCACCAAGATCATTGCACCGAATCTCTGGGCCTGGGTGGCGGATCACACCGGCCAGCGGATCGTGGTTATCCGGATGGCCTGCATGGCGGCACTGATCGTCTTCTCCGGGGTGCTCCTGCCCGGCGGCGGATTCGCCTGGATGGCGGTTGTGATGATCGGCTTCAGTTTCTTCTGGCACGCCGCGATGCCGCAGTTCGAAGCCAATACCATGAACCATCTTGTCGGTCAGACGCACCGCTATCCGCGCATCCGTGTGTGGGGGACGGTGGGCTTCATGGTATCGGTGCTGGCCGTGGGTGAGGGCATCGACCGGATTGGCGTGGAGATCGTGCCGTTGGTGCTGATGGGGCTGTTCACCCTCCTGGCACTGGTGAGTCTGACGGTCCCGCAGGCCGATGAGGGCGATCACTCCAGTGACGCGGGTGGGTTGCTGGCGGTGCTGCGGCAGCCGTCGGTTTTTGGTCTGCTGATCGCCTGTTTTCTACTGCAGGTCAGCCATGGTCCCTTCTTCGCGTTCTACAGCATCTATCTCCAGGAGTATGGCTATAGCGCAACGGCCATTGGTCTGCTCTGGGCCATCGCGCTGATCGCCGAAATCGCGGTATTCCTGCTGATGCCCCGTTGGCTGCCCCGTTTCGGTCCGCGTCGGCTGCTGACAATCGCCATGACGCTGGGTGTCGTGCGCTGGCTGCTGGTCGCGCGTTTCCCTGAGGTGGCCGCGACCCAGGGACTGGCCCAGCTGCTCCATGCCGCGACCTATGGTGTCTATCATGCGTCGGCGATTTCGCTGATCCATCGATATTTCACCGGTCGTCTGCAGGGCCGCGGCCAGGCGATCTACAGCAGCATGACCTTTGGCGCCGGCGTCGCGCTGGGGAGTTTTGTGGCGGGTAACCTCTGGGATACCGCCGGTGGCTCACAGACCTTCTACCTGGCGGCCGGGGTCGCCGCGCTGGCCGCGATGACCGCCGCTATCGTCGTGCCGGCCCGAGAGCGGTTGTATCCGGCGCGCGCTTAA